The DNA segment CGGGTACATGTTACACAGATTTAAGGCGAAGTACGTTCCAATCAAGCACAACAATTTGTCAGGGTTGTTGCGGCTGACGCCCGTTAATCCTTTTGGACGAATTCGGTCGGCGTCCGGCCGGTAACTTGCCGGAAGGCATGCGAAAATGCAGGCAGGCTTGCATATCCGAGTTGGCCTGCGACCTGTTTGATCGAGACATTCGTATCGGTTGACAGTCGCTCGATGGCCGCCGCAATCCGCGCCCGTTGGCACCAGCTCTTGAAACTCAACTGCGTTTCGGACGTGAACAGCCGCGACAAGGTGCGTGCCGACGTCCCCACCTGGCGCGCCAGGGTCTCGATTTCATGCAGCGCGGTCGGATCGTCGAGCACGATGCTGGCCGCGCGGCGGCAGCGCGGGTCTTGCGGCAGCGGGATGAACGTCGCCGAATCCTCGGCCTGATGCAGTTCGTGCATGGCCAGCCGTATCAACAGGGTGGTGCGGTCGCTGTCGTTACGGCCATCGAACAGGGCCAGGATCGTCTCGTGCAACAGGGGCGACACCCGCACGACGAATTCCTCGGTCAGGTCTGGGTCCTGTTGCTCACGCTTCAGCCACGCCAAATCGAAATACAGCGTGCGCATATCGATGTCGGCGAGCACGTCGATCGCGTGCGGGAGCCGGGCCGGCACCCATACCGCGCGATCCGGGGGGACCAGCCAGCGTCCCCTGGGGGTCGTGACCTGCATCGTCCCTTTGGCCGCGTATACGAGCTGTGCCTCCCGATGCATATGGGTGTCGAGCCGCACGCCTTTCTTATAGTGGTTTGCAATCAAATGAACGCCGTCGCCGGTCGAGGCCCGGCGTCCCTGGATCGCAGCAATTGGCTTTTCGGCGATATTCATTGGCCGCATCCCGTCAGCTCAAGACCGTATAACCTATTTCGGTCATTGCAGGAATCGTCCATGAACAATCCTACCCGCGTCATCGGCTTTGTTAACGCTGCGCATTTCATCGATCACTACTCGATGCTGATCTTTGCGGCGGCCGTCATTGTGATGGGGCCGGCGCTCGGCATGGCCTATTCCGAACTGCTGCCTTATGCGACGCCCGGCTTTGTGGCTTTCGGCGCCGGCTCGCTGTTGACCGGCTGGCTCGGTGACCGCTGGAGCCGCCGCCACATGATGGTGATTTTCTTCCTCGGCATCGGCGCCTCGATGATCGCGGTCGGTTTCGTCAACACGCCGTTCCAGCTTGGCGCCGCGTTGCTGTCGATCGGCCTGTTCGCCTCGATCTATCATCCGGTCGGCACCGCGATGATCGTCTCCTACGCCGAGGCGCTCGGCCGCGAGATGGGCATCAACGGCGTATGGGGCAATCTCGGCGTGGCGTCGTCGGCGCTCGTCACCGGCATCGTCGGACAGTATCTCGGCTGGCGCTGGGCCTTCATTCTGCCGGGCGCGATCACGATCCTGCTCGGGTTTTGCTTTGCGGTCATGGTGAGCCACGAAGACCGCAGCAATGTGAGGCAGGCGGCGGCACAGGCGCGCGTTGCGAAAGAAGACATGTGGCGGGTGATCGTGGCGCTCCTGATCGTGGTGATCGCGATCTCGACGACGTTCAACGCCGTGACGGTGGCGCTTCCAAAGCTGTTTGCCGAGCGCCTGAACGGCCTCACGCAAAGCCCGGCGCTGCTGGGCGTCATCGCGGCCGGCGTCTACGTGTTCGGCGCGATGACCCAGTACACGATCGGTAAATTGCTCGATCGATACTCGCTGAAAGCGGTCTCGCTGCCGCTGTCGTTCGTACTGGCGCCGTTTTTGTACGTGGCGGCCGAACTGTCGAACCTGCCGCTGATCATCGCGGCGATTGGCATCGTGATGGGCGCGTTCGGTCAGGTCACCGTCAACGACGCCATGGTCGGCAAATACACCAGCGAGGAATGGCGCTCGCGCGCCTATGCCGTGCGCTACTTCGTCGGCTTTACCGCAGCGGGTGTTTCGGTCGGCATCGTTGCCTGGCTGTACCAGCAGGGCGGCTTCGTCACCATGCTGCATGCCTTTGGCGGGCTGTGCCTGCTGACGGTCGCGGCCGCGCTCATCCTGCCCGTCGAGATCAGGACTCCGGCCGCCCAATCCGGCTAAACTCCGCCCTCAAGGATCGATTCGGAAGGCCCGCCGCTACGGCGGTATCGGAAACCGGCTATACTGGGCCGCGACGTCGCGGATTGTCGCGGGCTGTGACTTCGGTCCGGCATATTGCTTGCATTCATTTTAGCCAACGCCCCGTTATATCGCTTTTTTGACGGGGAACTCGCTTAAGGAGCGAAGGCCCCATGACCATTGCAACCGCAGCACCGATGGCCGGTACCACACACGCGCGCATGAATTCGATCGTGTTTGCGAGTTGCTTCGGCACCATCATCGAGTGGTATGACTTCCTGATCTACGCCACGGCCGCGACGCTCGTTTTCAACAAGGCGTTCTTTCCGTCCTTCGATCCGCTCGCCGGGACACTTGCCGCGCTCGGCAGCTATGCGGTCGGATTTCTGGCCCGCCCGCTCGGCGGCGCTTTGTTCGGCCATTTCGGCGACCGGTTGGGCCGCAAATCCATGCTGGTGCTGACGCTGTTCATCATGGGCCTGAGCACCTTCTGCATCGGCCTGCTGCCGACCTACGCCTCGATCGGCGTGCTCGCGCCGATCCTTCTGATCCTGCTGCGTATCATTCAGGGCATCGGGCTCGGTGGCGAATGGGGCGGCGCCTCGCTGATGGTGCTGGAGCATGCGCCGGCCGACAAGCGCGGCTTCTACACGAGTTTTGTGCAGATCGGGTTTCCCATTGGACTCGTACTGGCAACGCTGGTCTTCTCCCTCGTCACCAAATTGCCGGAAGCGGATTTTGCGAGCTACGGCTGGCGCATCCCGTTCCTCATCAGCGTTGTCCTGCTTGGCGTCGGCACTTTCGTCCGTTCGCGGGTGCCGGAGACGCCGGTGTTCGAAGGTATGAAGCGGCGCGACGATCTATCCAAAAATCCGGTGGGTGAAGCCGTCGGCAAGAATGCCAAATCTTTCCTGATCGCGGTCGGCCTGAAACTCTCCGAAGTGTCCTGGGTCTATATGCTGACGGTTTTCGTGGTCGGTTATGCCACGACGAAACTCGGTCTTGCCAAGTCGTTGATGCTCGACGCGGTGATGTACGCCGCCTTGCTCGAACTCGTGAGCCTCCCGCTGTTCGGTTGGCTGTCTGACAAGTTCGGCCGCAAGCCGTTCTACATTCTCGGCGCGCTGTTTACGATCGCCTTTGCATTCCCGTTGTTCTGGATGGTGGAAAGCAAGAGCACGGTGTTGATCTTCACGGGCATCATGATCGCGATGAATTTCGGTCACGGCATGATGTTCGGCCTTGAGTCCTGTTACTTCCCGGAACTGTTTGGCCCGCGCGTGCGCTACAGCGGCGCGTCGTTCGGCTTCCAGGTCTCGGCGGCGATCGGCGGCGGCTTCGCACCGATCCTCGCGACCGCGCTCGCCGGATATTTCGGAGGTACCGGTGGCGTCGCCATCATGATGATCGTTCTCGCACTGATCACATTGGCCGCGGCACTGGCGGCACGCGAGACCCGCGGCGGCTCGCTGACGGACTGATCCCGCCATGCGCTTCGGCATCTTCATCTATGACGGTGTCGAACCGATCGACCTCGCCACCTTCGGCGTGCTGTCGATGGCGCGCCGGATCGCGCCGGAAATCTCGATTCTTACCATTGCCCCTCGCGCCGGCGAAGTGGCGCTCGCCAACGGGCTGAAGGTGACGGCCGACTACGGCGTCGATCACGCACCCGCCTGCGACATCGTCATTGTCACCGGCGGCCCCGGCTGGACCGCGCAGGCCAAGGCGCCGGCAACGCTCGATTACATCCGCCGCGTCCACGCCTCGTCCCGCATCGCCTCCGTCTGTACCGGCGGCATGATCCTCGCGGCCAGCGGCGTGCTGGATGGTGGACCGGCGACAACCAAGATCGAGGTGGTGCCGCCGGAGACGCCGCCGGTGAAGGCGATGCGCGAGACATATCCGGCGATCGACGTGCGCGAAGCTATGCTGGTGGAGCGGGGCGACGGCGTGGTCACCGGCGGCGGCGTCACGCTGTGCATCGACACCACGCTGCATCTGCTAAGCCGGATGCTCGGCGAAGAGGTCGCCGACGAGACCGCGCGTATCATGGAATATAGCCGCGCCTGGCGCGCCAACCGCGAGGCATTTGCGCCGGTGCTTTCCGAAAGGCGCGCCGGCTGACGACGCGAATAGCTGCCTCACCGAATTTTCATTCCAACCGCAGTGTTGCGGCCCCCGCCGATTGGCCATAATGACTTCTGTTGAAGGCCTCAAAACGCTCAAACAAGGGGCCGCGGGAGCAAAGGTTATGCGTCATGGGTTTTTGCCTCACATCGGCGGTCTTATTCTCGGAGTTTCGGTCATGCTGACGGGTAACGCTCATGCCGACGGCCTGAAGGACCAGATCGCGCCGACCGGCAAGCTTCGGGTCGCGATCGGGATCAGCCCGGCCGGTGGCGCGTACTGGTCGACCAAAACCGAAAACGGCTATGCCGGCGTGCCGGTCGATCTCGGCAAGGCGCTGGCGGACCAGCTGGGGCTGCCGGTCGAATATGTCACCTATTCGAATTCCGGTTTGATCACGGATGCCGCCGCCAAAGGCGAATGGGATGTCAGCTTCCTGCCTGAAGATACCGAACGGGCGAAGAAGATCGCGTTCGGCCCGATCTACGAGGTCACGGAAGCGACCTACATCGTGAAAGCCGGCTCGACCATCAAGGATTTCGCGAGTCTCGATCAGCCGAACGTCAAGGTCGTGGCCGTCAACGATACCACCACCATGCGCGGCGCGCAGGCGCATCTGAAGAACGCCAAGGTCACGGGCTATCAGACCTATGACGAAATCTTCAGTCTGCTGAAGAACGGCGAGGTCGACGCGTTCGCGTTGTCGCGCGACCAGCTCAATGCGCTTGCCAAGAAGATTCCGGGCACGCGCGTGCTCGACGAAACCTTCAAGCAGACGGTGACCGCGGTTGCCGTCCCGCTCAATCACCCGCTGTCGCTGGAATATGCCAGCAAGTTCATGACGGATGCGAAATCGAGCGGTCTGTTGCGCAAGGCGTTCGACAATAACGGCCTGAAGGACACGCCGCTGCGGGCGAAGTGACCCTTGTCTTTACCTCTCCCCTTGCGGGAGAGGTCGGATCGCATCGCCAGATGCGATCCGGGTGAGGGGTATGGGGCTATCGAGGGACCTTAACCCCTCACCCGGTTTCTCGCTGACGCTCGAAACCACCCTCTCCCGCAAGGGGAGAGGGTATCCCGCGGATGCCGGGCATTCGTTCAAACAAAAAACCTACTTCGCCGTGCCTTCGATCGGCTCGAGGCCGGAGTTGACGATGGTCTCGCGCGCGGCGGGCGAGGCGAGGAATTTGATCAGTGCCTTGCCGGCTTCGGGCTCCTTCGACGCCGACGCGATGCCGGCCGAGAATACCGTCACCTTCTGCAAGGATTCCGGGAGCGGGCCGATAATGTCGACACCGGCAACCGCCTTCAATTCGCTGATCTGCTGCATGCCGATCTCGGCTTCGCCTTTCGCCACGATCTCGGCGACTGGCGTGGCCGGAATCTTTTTCGCCTTGTCCTTCATGTCGGCCGTGATGCCGAGCTTGTCGAACATCTCGGTCGAGATATAGACGCCGCTGGCGCTGTCGGAATAGGCGACGGACTTTGCCGCGAGCAGCGCGCGCTTCACCGCATCCGCCGTCGAAATATCCGGCCTCGGGCTGCCGGCCTTCACCGCAACGCCGATCTTGGAATTGACGAGGTCGACGCGGCTCGTCGCCTTGCCCTTCTTGACCAGGTCGTCGAGCGCATAGCCCACCAGAATAAGGACGTCGGCGGGCTCACCGCGGTCGAGCCGCGTCGGGATGGCATTCACCGTCGTGCCCATCGACGGGCCATAGGCCGTGATCACCTTGTTGCCGGTCGCTTTCTCGAACTCTGGCACCAGCGCGTTATAGGCCGCCGACAGCCCGCCCGAGATCATCACGTGGACTTCGGCGGCTTGTGCGGCGCCCGCAAGCCAAAGCACGGCGGCGGCGCCAATTGCGACATTGCGAAAATGAGGAGATGAGAAACGCATGGAAATCCTCCCGGCTCTTATTGCCGTCGCTTTTAGCGGGGAGGGGCTTGCCGCGCAAACGCGCTCGCGTCAATGGCCCATGAATTAAGGGCGTCTACGCGTTGACGTGCACGAAATCGCGGAGCAACGGGTAGATCTCGTTGTTCCAGCGCCGGCCGCTGAACACGCCATAATGCCCGACGCCGGCTTGCAGGTGGTGCACCCGCCGGTAGGCGCGCACGCCGGTGCAGAGCTCTTGCGCGGCCAGCGTCTGCCCGACCGAGCAGATATCGTCCTTCTCGCCCTCGACCGTCATCAGCCCCATGCGCTTGATCGCTGTGGGATTCACCGGCCGGCCGCGGAAGGTCATCTTGCCTTGCGGCAGCACGTGCTCTTGAAACACGTCTCGCACGGTTTCGAGGTAAAACTCCGCCGGCAGATCCATCACCGCGAAATATTCGTCGTAGAAATTCTTGATGGTCTCGGCCTTCTCGGTCTCGCCGCGGGCGAGGTGATTGGCGAGATCCATGTGCTGCTTGATGTGGCGCTCGAGATTCATCGACACGAATGCAGTTAATTGCACGAAGCCGGGATAAACCTGCCGGAATGCGCCCTTGCACTGAACGGGCACGTAATTGATCAGGTTGGTCTCGAACCACTTGATCGGTTTGCTCTTGGCGAACTGGTTCACCTTGGTGGGTTGGATACGGGTGTCGATCGGACCCGCCATCAGCGTCAGTGTCGCCGGGCGCGAGGGGTGATTGTCCTCGCTCATGATCGCAGCCGCCGCGAGCGCCGACACCGAAGGCTGGCAGATCGCCACCATGTGCGCGCGCGGTCCGAGCTTGTCGAGAAAGGTGATCAGGTGCTCGGTGTAATCGTCGAGGCCGAACCGGCCGTCGCGAAGCGGAATGTCGCGCGGGTTGTGCCAGTCGGTGATGTAGACGTCGTGGTCCTGAAGCAGCGTCTGCACGGTGCCGCGGAGCAGCGTGGCGAAATGACCGGACATCGGCGCCACCAGCAACATCCGCGGCTGTTCGGGCGCGTTCTCCTTCTTGAAGTGCAACAGCGACCCGAACGGGGTGGCGAAGGCGACTTCCTCGGTCACTTCATATTCGCGGTTGCCCACCGTCACCCGGTCGATGCCATAGGCCGGGCGGGAGTAGGTCAGCGAGGTGCGCGAGATCAGTTCCAGAGCGGCTGCCAGCCGCCGAAAGAACTTGTCGGACATGCCCTGTGGGAGCAGGTTGAGATATTTCAGGGCCTGCAAGGCCCCGCTCCGCCAGGGCTCGGTCAGATCCGTATGGTTCTGATAAGCCTGATACAATAACGACGTCATTCAAACACCCCTGCCCATGCTGCCATGCAATATTGAAGCCAGAGCGGAGTCAAACAGCCCAAAAAACTGGCACGTCACTTGCTGTTGAAAGCGAATGGAATCGAATGAAATCGAATGAAAACGAAGCGAAAGAGCGGGGAAGGGCCCTATGGCGAAGGCGACACTTACCATCAGCAGCAAGAACTACTCGTCCTGGTCGCTGCGCGGCTGGCTGCTGACGCGGTTTTCGGGGCTGGAATTCGAGGAGATCGTCACCGCGCCCGATGATCCCTCGGCTCGGGCCGAAATCCTGCTGCTGTCCCCGACCATCCTGGTGCCATGCCTGCGGCACGAGGGGGCGACGGTGTGGGATACGCTGGCGATCGCCGAGTACCTCAACGAGATCAGGCCCGACGCGGGGCTATTGCCTGCCGACCGCGTCCACCGGGCGCATTGCCGGTCGATTTGCGGCGAAATCCATTCCGGCTTCACCACGCTGCGGGCATCGCTCCCGGTCAATCTCAAGGGGCATTTTCCGAACTTCAAGATCTGGTCGCGGGCGCAGGCCGACATCGATCGGGTCTGCACCATCTGGCGCGAGTGCCTGGCGGAGTCGGGCGGGCCGTTCCTGTTCGGCGAGCAACGCACCATGGCGGACGCCATGTACGCGCCGGTCGTGACGCGCTTCAAAACCTATGACGTCAAGCTCGAGCCGCGGCTCAAGCAATATGCCGACCTCATCATGGCGATGCCGGAAATGCAGGAGTGGATCGAGGCGGCTCGCGCTGAGCCTTCCGATATCGAAGAACTCGAGGTGGATTATTAGGCGGCGCCAAGCGCGCTGCCTGTTTGCACGGCTTACGCGTAAGGCGTGCCGTGCTCAACTTCATGCCAGCGAGGCGCGCTTGGCGAGCTGACGCGACGGGCCATCAGCGCCGCGCAAGAATTGCCTGATCGAAATTCAAAGCCACGTCCAACGGCTTCGCCCTGCTCGACGCCGTGATCCCAAAAATCGCTGCGGTGCGATGCGGCTGGCGTGATTTTCGCATAGCAACAGCACGCTTTGAACGCGCCAATCCGTGCTGCCAAAAAATTGGACGCCGGCGATTGTCGCGATTTGCGTCAAACAGTGGTGGAGGCCTGAGATGAACCAGCATGCGGCCGTCAGCAAATTTTCCCACGTCAAACCCACCGATACCGAATTCAAGGGCGGAGGTCTTCGCGACTTCTTCCTGTACCGCGACCTCGGCATCGCGGCAGCGACCGGCGGGCAGGTGATCTGCCACCTCGTCAAGGCCAATGCCGACATGCCGCCGGAAGACGGCACCGGCTGGCATCGTCATGATTGCGATTTTCAGATCGTGATCATGATGAAGGGCTGGGCCCGCTTTATGTACGAAGACAAGCCGACGCTCGTGCAGGCCGGCGATGTCGTCCATCAGCGGCCAGGGATCGTGCATTACCTGTTCGATTACTCGCCGGACATGGAGTATCTCGAAATCGTCAGCCCGGCGGATTTCAAGACCGTCGATATGCCGCCGGCCACCGACAAGGTGCCGCCGGTGACGCCCTGGAAGTAGGAATTAACGATTTCGCGCCGTCATCGGCGATTGCCGCGCGTCGTCGGTCTGGGTGTAGTGCCGGGCATTTCGTCCAGACCGATATCTAGTCGTGAACATCGGAGTACGCGGTGATTCGGCTGATTCGGGCGCGATTCGTTCCGGCCGCGTTCCGTGTCTTAACGCCGCACCATTTCACGTCGCATTTTGATACAGGTTGCGAAGTGATGACCGTTAGCCGCGGCGCTAGAGCTCCTTTGATTCCGAAGTTCGCAAGCAATCGCGGCGACCTCCGATGCGAACTTCGGAATCAAAGGAGCTCTAGCAACATATTTTTGCTAGTGCGGCTTCAAATTCGCCGCACCAGCCGCCAGCCGATCACATTGGCTTCCAGCATCCCGCCCGACTCGTGATTGCGCCAGGCGCCGTCGCTGAAACGACAGGCGAACGGCAGTTCGTAGGTGCCGCTCTGGTCTTCGCACAACACTTGGACCGGCACGCCCGGCGGCGGCTCTCCCTCACCATCGAATTGCGCCAGCCGTTTTTCGCGCGTCGCCATTTCCCGTCGCCTTCGTCCATGGTGCGCGGGCGGATCGCCGGCCCGCATCGACCAACCTCAATGCGCGATTGAGGTCGCAGTGTGGTAGCATCGGGCCTTGAAATGTTCACTCGCAACAATTTTACCGCGCGATGTCGGTTGAAATGAGGTTTGGGATGATCGGCCGTTTTGGCTGCGGCTTGTTCGCGGTCCTGTTCGTTACCGGACTTGTTCATGCGCAGGATGTTCCCGGCATCGAGATTTGCACCGCCGAGAAGACGATGGAACGGCGCACCAGCTGTCTTCAGAGCAATGTCGAGTTCCTTCAGAAGACGATCGCGAAACTGGCCCTGGATCACCAGCAGAAGCTCGACGCAGCCAAGGCGCAGATCGACGCGTTGAAGGTGAACCTCATTGCGTTGCAAAAGATGGTGGAGGAGTTGAAGGCGGTACAGACTAAGGCGCCGGACAATACGAAGAAAGCCGATACGCCGCCTGCGAAAGATGCGGCCGCGAAAGACGCGCCCAGGGATGTGCCGAAGGATGCGCCGAAGGACGGGGCAGTGAAAGAGGGCGGCAAGTAATTTCTGCCAGCGCATGCGAACTTCGGATTCGAGACACCAGTGGTCCTTTGATTCCAACATTCGCAAGAGTGCTGCCGGGAAGGGATGCGAATGTTGGAATCGGACCACTAGAAGCGCAACGACGATCAAACGCGGCGCGCGCCGGGAGCGCATGATGGCGCCGTTTCGTGGAGTTCGTTGATCCAATGAATCCGGCCGAAAGAGCGCTCTGGTATATCGAAAGCCATCTCGCAAGCGAACTGACGCTTGACGAGATCTCGGGCGTTGCCGGAGTTTCGCGCTTTCACATGGTGCGGGCGTTCGCTGCGGCGACGGGCTTTTCGGTCATGCGCTACGTACGGGCACGCCGTCTGACCGAAGCGGCGCGTTCACTTGCGGCCGGTGCGCCGGATATTCTCAACGTAGCGCTGGATGCGGAATACGGCTCCCACGAGGCGTTTACCCGCGCGTTCCGCGATCATTTCGGGCTCACGCCCGAGTCGGTTCGCGGGCTTGCGTGCATCGAAGACCTCAAGCTTCAGGAGCCGATCCAGATGAACTCATCGATCATCGAGAATCTCGATTCCCCGCGTTTCGAAACCACAAGGCCGCTGCTGGTTGCCGGCGTCGGCGAGCGTTATAATCACGAGAACAGCGCCGGCATTCCGGGTCAGTGGCAACGTTTCCATCAGGTAGCCGAGGATATTCCGCACCGCGTCGGCGGGGTCGCTTATGGCGTCTGCTGCAATGGGGACGATGCCGGCAATTTCGACTATATCGCGGGCGTGGAGGTCTCTGACTTTTCCGATCTGCCGCGACCGTTCTTCCGGGTGAGGATTCCCGAAGCGCGCTATGCCGTGTTCAGCCATCGCGAACACATCTCGACCATCCGCCGCACCGTCAACACCATCTGGAACCAGTGGTTGCCAGCCTCCGGCTTCAAGCTCGCCGATGCGCCGAATTTCGAGCGCTACGACGAAAAATTCGATCCCGTCACCGGCAATGGCGGGTTC comes from the Bradyrhizobium erythrophlei genome and includes:
- a CDS encoding transporter substrate-binding domain-containing protein, with the protein product MLTGNAHADGLKDQIAPTGKLRVAIGISPAGGAYWSTKTENGYAGVPVDLGKALADQLGLPVEYVTYSNSGLITDAAAKGEWDVSFLPEDTERAKKIAFGPIYEVTEATYIVKAGSTIKDFASLDQPNVKVVAVNDTTTMRGAQAHLKNAKVTGYQTYDEIFSLLKNGEVDAFALSRDQLNALAKKIPGTRVLDETFKQTVTAVAVPLNHPLSLEYASKFMTDAKSSGLLRKAFDNNGLKDTPLRAK
- a CDS encoding molybdate ABC transporter substrate-binding protein, with product MRFSSPHFRNVAIGAAAVLWLAGAAQAAEVHVMISGGLSAAYNALVPEFEKATGNKVITAYGPSMGTTVNAIPTRLDRGEPADVLILVGYALDDLVKKGKATSRVDLVNSKIGVAVKAGSPRPDISTADAVKRALLAAKSVAYSDSASGVYISTEMFDKLGITADMKDKAKKIPATPVAEIVAKGEAEIGMQQISELKAVAGVDIIGPLPESLQKVTVFSAGIASASKEPEAGKALIKFLASPAARETIVNSGLEPIEGTAK
- a CDS encoding glutathione S-transferase family protein, with product MAKATLTISSKNYSSWSLRGWLLTRFSGLEFEEIVTAPDDPSARAEILLLSPTILVPCLRHEGATVWDTLAIAEYLNEIRPDAGLLPADRVHRAHCRSICGEIHSGFTTLRASLPVNLKGHFPNFKIWSRAQADIDRVCTIWRECLAESGGPFLFGEQRTMADAMYAPVVTRFKTYDVKLEPRLKQYADLIMAMPEMQEWIEAARAEPSDIEELEVDY
- a CDS encoding DJ-1/PfpI family protein; protein product: MRFGIFIYDGVEPIDLATFGVLSMARRIAPEISILTIAPRAGEVALANGLKVTADYGVDHAPACDIVIVTGGPGWTAQAKAPATLDYIRRVHASSRIASVCTGGMILAASGVLDGGPATTKIEVVPPETPPVKAMRETYPAIDVREAMLVERGDGVVTGGGVTLCIDTTLHLLSRMLGEEVADETARIMEYSRAWRANREAFAPVLSERRAG
- a CDS encoding AraC family transcriptional regulator, yielding MNPAERALWYIESHLASELTLDEISGVAGVSRFHMVRAFAAATGFSVMRYVRARRLTEAARSLAAGAPDILNVALDAEYGSHEAFTRAFRDHFGLTPESVRGLACIEDLKLQEPIQMNSSIIENLDSPRFETTRPLLVAGVGERYNHENSAGIPGQWQRFHQVAEDIPHRVGGVAYGVCCNGDDAGNFDYIAGVEVSDFSDLPRPFFRVRIPEARYAVFSHREHISTIRRTVNTIWNQWLPASGFKLADAPNFERYDEKFDPVTGNGGFEIWIPVKE
- a CDS encoding MFS transporter — encoded protein: MTIATAAPMAGTTHARMNSIVFASCFGTIIEWYDFLIYATAATLVFNKAFFPSFDPLAGTLAALGSYAVGFLARPLGGALFGHFGDRLGRKSMLVLTLFIMGLSTFCIGLLPTYASIGVLAPILLILLRIIQGIGLGGEWGGASLMVLEHAPADKRGFYTSFVQIGFPIGLVLATLVFSLVTKLPEADFASYGWRIPFLISVVLLGVGTFVRSRVPETPVFEGMKRRDDLSKNPVGEAVGKNAKSFLIAVGLKLSEVSWVYMLTVFVVGYATTKLGLAKSLMLDAVMYAALLELVSLPLFGWLSDKFGRKPFYILGALFTIAFAFPLFWMVESKSTVLIFTGIMIAMNFGHGMMFGLESCYFPELFGPRVRYSGASFGFQVSAAIGGGFAPILATALAGYFGGTGGVAIMMIVLALITLAAALAARETRGGSLTD
- a CDS encoding polyhydroxyalkanoate depolymerase; amino-acid sequence: MTSLLYQAYQNHTDLTEPWRSGALQALKYLNLLPQGMSDKFFRRLAAALELISRTSLTYSRPAYGIDRVTVGNREYEVTEEVAFATPFGSLLHFKKENAPEQPRMLLVAPMSGHFATLLRGTVQTLLQDHDVYITDWHNPRDIPLRDGRFGLDDYTEHLITFLDKLGPRAHMVAICQPSVSALAAAAIMSEDNHPSRPATLTLMAGPIDTRIQPTKVNQFAKSKPIKWFETNLINYVPVQCKGAFRQVYPGFVQLTAFVSMNLERHIKQHMDLANHLARGETEKAETIKNFYDEYFAVMDLPAEFYLETVRDVFQEHVLPQGKMTFRGRPVNPTAIKRMGLMTVEGEKDDICSVGQTLAAQELCTGVRAYRRVHHLQAGVGHYGVFSGRRWNNEIYPLLRDFVHVNA
- a CDS encoding AraC family transcriptional regulator → MNIAEKPIAAIQGRRASTGDGVHLIANHYKKGVRLDTHMHREAQLVYAAKGTMQVTTPRGRWLVPPDRAVWVPARLPHAIDVLADIDMRTLYFDLAWLKREQQDPDLTEEFVVRVSPLLHETILALFDGRNDSDRTTLLIRLAMHELHQAEDSATFIPLPQDPRCRRAASIVLDDPTALHEIETLARQVGTSARTLSRLFTSETQLSFKSWCQRARIAAAIERLSTDTNVSIKQVAGQLGYASLPAFSHAFRQVTGRTPTEFVQKD
- a CDS encoding cupin domain-containing protein gives rise to the protein MNQHAAVSKFSHVKPTDTEFKGGGLRDFFLYRDLGIAAATGGQVICHLVKANADMPPEDGTGWHRHDCDFQIVIMMKGWARFMYEDKPTLVQAGDVVHQRPGIVHYLFDYSPDMEYLEIVSPADFKTVDMPPATDKVPPVTPWK
- a CDS encoding MFS transporter — its product is MNNPTRVIGFVNAAHFIDHYSMLIFAAAVIVMGPALGMAYSELLPYATPGFVAFGAGSLLTGWLGDRWSRRHMMVIFFLGIGASMIAVGFVNTPFQLGAALLSIGLFASIYHPVGTAMIVSYAEALGREMGINGVWGNLGVASSALVTGIVGQYLGWRWAFILPGAITILLGFCFAVMVSHEDRSNVRQAAAQARVAKEDMWRVIVALLIVVIAISTTFNAVTVALPKLFAERLNGLTQSPALLGVIAAGVYVFGAMTQYTIGKLLDRYSLKAVSLPLSFVLAPFLYVAAELSNLPLIIAAIGIVMGAFGQVTVNDAMVGKYTSEEWRSRAYAVRYFVGFTAAGVSVGIVAWLYQQGGFVTMLHAFGGLCLLTVAAALILPVEIRTPAAQSG